The nucleotide sequence GGGTCGCTGGTGTCGGCCACCGACCAGTCCACGCCCCAACGGGAGACGACCTTCGCGAAGAGGCGGAACGTGCCGCCGTAGGCGTCGTTGGGGATGACCACGTGGTCGCCGGGGCTGAGCAGCGTGCGCAGCAGGCAGTCTTCGGCGGCCAGTCCGGACGCGAACGCGAGGCCGCGGCGGCCGCCCTCCAGGGCTGCGAGGTTCTCTTCCAGCGCGGTGCGGGTGGGGTTGGCGCTGCGGCTGTACTCGTAACCGCCGCGCAGGCCTCCTACGCCGTCCTGCTTGTAGGTCGAGACCTGGTAGATCGGCGGGACGACCGCGCCGGTGAGGGGATCCGCGGTGTTGCCCGCGTGGATCGCGAGGGTCTCGAAGTGCTGGCTGATGTGGGTGTCGCTCATGGTTGTCGAGCCTAAATGGTCAGGAGGGTTCGGGGCGCCCTGTGGCTTCGCTGGGTGCCGGAGGCCTCATGGGGTGGGGTGCGTTGCGGGTGTGGCGGATGTGGCGGCCGCGGGTGCGTCGTGGCTGGTCGCGCCCACGTGGTGGAGCCGCACAGGTCACCATCACGCGCCTCTGCCATGGTGCGCCGGTCCGGAGTTGTCCACAGGCCACCGGCCGGGTTGGGCAATTGTCGGCCGGGTCTGGAACCCTTGTCGCATGGAGATTCTCTGGGTGCTGATGGCGCTGCTCATGGTCGGCTTCGTGGCGTGGCCGATCCTGGCGCGCCGCAGGGCCGGTATTCAGCAGGTGGAGGCGGGGCATCCGGACGCGGCGGACCCGGCGGACTACGGGTTCGTGCGGCAGGAGCTGCTGGACGTTCGGATGCCGGCGCCCGACCAGGATCTGCTGGACGTGCTGGATGTGGTGCAGCGGTCCCAGGACTACCGGGCCGCGAAGCAGCTGCTGGCCGGTACGGAGGCGGTTGGCGAGGTCCGGTGGCAGCGGGTGCAGGCGTTCGCGGGGGCGGCGGCGCTGGAGCTGGCGCAGCGGCCCGGCGGGGTGGGCGAGACGCCCGGTGGGCAGTGGCTGCGGGTGTGGCGCGCGGAGGCGCCCAAGGACGCGGGCGGCGCGGCGGTGCACGCGGAGTTCCTGGTGCAGCAGGCGTGGCGGACGTCGACGCCGGGCACGGACGATTTCCGGATCATCATGGAGGAGGCCAGATCGGCGTGCGGCGACGCGGCGCTGCTGGCCCCCGGTGACCCGATCCCGTACATCATCGAGCTGTCGGTGGCGCGCGGGCTGGCGTACTCCCGTGAGGAGTTCGAGCAGCTCTGGCTGAAGATCCTGGACCGGGCGCCGGAGCACATGGGCGCCCACCTCGCGGCCCTGCACTACTGGTGCGAGAAGTGGCACGGCTCGCGGGAGCTGGCGTACTCCTTCGCCGAGGCGGCGGCGGCCCGCGCCCCGCGGGGGTCGCTCCTCGCGGCCATGCCGCTCTTCGCGGTGTTCGAGCACCTGCCCGAGGTGAACCTGGTGCAGGGCTTCTACGAGAGCGAGGTCGTCACCAAGGCGGTCCACGGCGCCCTGTTCGCGGTGCACGCGGCGCGGCCGGACGACCCGATGCCGGCCCATGTCCGCCATCTGCTGATTTTCTTCCTGGTCCGCTCCGAGCGCTGGTCCGAGGCCATGGACCAGCTCGTGCACGCCGACGGCCACGTGGGCGCCCTCCCCTGGACCCTCACCTCCGACCCGGCCGCGGACTACGCGATCTACCGGGCCCTGGCGGTGGCGGGCTACGAGGCGAACGGCGGGAGCCCGGCGACGCTGCTGCACTGACGCGGGCCTGAAGGGGCGAAGCCCTGAGGGGGTGCGGGGCTGAGGGGGTGCGGGGCTGAGGGGGTGCGGGGCCGTGGCATATGCGGCTCCGCCGCGTGGGCGCGACCGGCCACGACGAGCCCGCAGCCGCCGCCCCCACGACACAGCCACCCAAGGCGCCCGGCCCTCCAGCAAGCCCTTGCAACCCCGCACACCCGTGCGAAATACTCCGCCCCTCACACCTTTTGGTCATGGACACGCCCCAGGCCATCCAAATTTCACCGTTCCAACCGATTTCACCGTTTGAACGATCGTTCGCGATCTTTCCCGTGGGGGGAACTCTGCCCAATGGGCGCGACCCTGCGCGCACTGCGCGCCCTCGTGCTGCTCGCCGGCTTCTATCTGCTCGGCGTGATCCTGCTGGCGGCGCTCGCCGGCACCGACTACCTGCTCTCCCTCTACGCGCCGTCCAGCCTCGCCGCCAAGCTGTACCTGGTCTCCGTACTGCTCGCGATCCCCCTGGTCCGCGGTCTGTTCATGCTGCGGACGCCGAAGGGCGAGGACCTGCCGGGCCTGCCGGTGACGGAGGCCGACGAGCCCGAACTGTGGCGCACCGTAAGGGAACTGGCCGACGCGGTCGGTACCCGGGCGCCCTCCCGGATCGTCCTGACGGCCGACGTCAACGCCGCCGTCAGCGAGGACGCCCGGCTGCTCGGCCTGCTGGCCGGCCCCCGCCACCTCTACCTCGGCGTACCGCTGCTGCAGGGCCTGACCGAGGCGCAGTTGCGCGCGGTCCTCGCCCATGAGCTGGGCCACTACTCGAACGCCGACACCCGGCTCGCCGCGATCACCGTGCGCGGCCGGGCCCAGGTGCTGCGCACCATCGGGCACTTCGAGGAACGGGCCGACAGGTCCGCCGGACGTGAGCGGGCCCGGCAGGAGAAGAAGAACGCCAGGGCCGCGGCCAAGGGGAAGAAGACCAAGGAGATCGACGCCGAGCACGCGGGCTTCACGTACCGCGTGATGGCGCGGATCTACACCGGCTACGCCAAGCTGTACATCCGCGCCACGCTCGCCGGTTCACGCCGGCAGGAGTACGCCGCCGACGCCGCGGCCGCCCGGATCGCCGGCCGCGACGCCACCGCGTCGGCGCTGCGCGAGCTACCGGCGCTGGACGCCGCGTTCGACTTCTACATGAACAGCTACGCCACGCTCGGCTCCGAGGCCCGGCTGCTGCCGCCGCGCGGTGAGTTCTTCGGGGGCTACGGGCGGTTGCTCTCCGCCCGCCAGCTCGAACTGATCGGTCTGCGCACCGAATTGGCGACCGAGCCGACGTCGCCGTACGACTCGCACCCGCCCATCGCCGACCGCGTCGAGCGGATCGAGGCGCTGCCCGCCGACGGTCGCGCGGACGAGGCCAGGGGCGCGGCGCCAGGTCTGCTGGCCGACCCGGACCGGACTCTGGCGGCACTGGAGGACGCGGTCCTCAGCGAGGATGTCCTGCGGTTCCGGCGCGCCGGCGACTGGCAGGAGCTGCTCGACGGCTCGATGGTCGCGAACTTCGCCTTGCTCGACACCGCGCTGCACCGGGCGCTCGCGATGTACACCAAGGACCACCCGTCCCTGTCCGCGCTGCTGAAGGTGATCGACGACGGTCAGCTGTGGCAGCTGGCGC is from Streptomyces sp. NBC_01314 and encodes:
- a CDS encoding M48 family metallopeptidase produces the protein MGATLRALRALVLLAGFYLLGVILLAALAGTDYLLSLYAPSSLAAKLYLVSVLLAIPLVRGLFMLRTPKGEDLPGLPVTEADEPELWRTVRELADAVGTRAPSRIVLTADVNAAVSEDARLLGLLAGPRHLYLGVPLLQGLTEAQLRAVLAHELGHYSNADTRLAAITVRGRAQVLRTIGHFEERADRSAGRERARQEKKNARAAAKGKKTKEIDAEHAGFTYRVMARIYTGYAKLYIRATLAGSRRQEYAADAAAARIAGRDATASALRELPALDAAFDFYMNSYATLGSEARLLPPRGEFFGGYGRLLSARQLELIGLRTELATEPTSPYDSHPPIADRVERIEALPADGRADEARGAAPGLLADPDRTLAALEDAVLSEDVLRFRRAGDWQELLDGSMVANFALLDTALHRALAMYTKDHPSLSALLKVIDDGQLWQLARRLPLSDQAAEAQGRAFREFVRPALADALQGMVLAELSAHSRLRWEFSWAEPAVVRLPPAPDGTETDLGAAIAAAVADHPDTGPLRALLPAPQGPANRETDAPR